A region of the Agromyces sp. CF514 genome:
CCGCTAGCGTGGATGCGACGCTTTCCCGCCCTTCCCTTCAGAGGAGTGCCCGATGTCGGTTCGCAGTACGCAGTTCGTCCAGGATGCCGCGACCGGCAAGCGCGTGACGCCCTGGTGGCTGGCGTACATCCTCGTGTTCCTCGGCGGGATCTTCATCGTGCAGTCCGCGGTGCTCGGCGTGCTCATCAGCGTCTGGAAGGTGCCGACGGGTTCGCCAGAGGCGCAGCTGCAGCAGTCGATCTCGTTCGCCGCAGCCGGGCTGTTCATCATCCTGTGGGTCATGCTGTTCGAACGGCGTGCGATCCGCACGCTGGGGTTCAGTCGGCCGGGCCGCGGGGTGGTCACGATGCTGCTGGGCTTCGTCGGCGGCATCGTGCTGCTCTCGATCCCGGCCCTGTTCCTCTGGGCGATCGGCGCCTACGAGCAGGTCGAAGCCCCCGCCGAGTCGACGTCGGGCGCGGCCGCGACGGGCCTGCTCGTGCTGCTGGCGCTGACCTTCTTCGTGCAGGGCGGCTCCGAGGAGCTGCTCGTGCGCGGGTTCCTGCTGCAGAACGGTGCGCTGAAACTGCCGGGCTGGCTCGCGGTGCTGCTGCCGGCCGTGATCTTCACGCTCATCCACGGCGTGCTGCTGCATCCACTGCCGTTCTCGATGATCCTTCTCTACGCGCTGTTCGCGACGTTCATCGTGCTGCGCCAGGGCGCCCTGTGGATCGTGATCGGGTTCCACGCGGGCTGGAACTTCGCGATGGGCAACCTCTACGGCATCCCCGTGAGCGGCCTCCCGC
Encoded here:
- a CDS encoding CPBP family intramembrane glutamic endopeptidase, with translation MSVRSTQFVQDAATGKRVTPWWLAYILVFLGGIFIVQSAVLGVLISVWKVPTGSPEAQLQQSISFAAAGLFIILWVMLFERRAIRTLGFSRPGRGVVTMLLGFVGGIVLLSIPALFLWAIGAYEQVEAPAESTSGAAATGLLVLLALTFFVQGGSEELLVRGFLLQNGALKLPGWLAVLLPAVIFTLIHGVLLHPLPFSMILLYALFATFIVLRQGALWIVIGFHAGWNFAMGNLYGIPVSGLPPLTTSAIYLQPTEGSPDWLTGGDFGTEASVPAVIVLLIATAVAFVVFRRWDAARSPESTAPAVPASASDSASAEN